GTTGAGGCCGGAGAGGTGGAGGGCGTCGATGGCGGCGAGGGAGCGGTTGGGGTGGAGTTTAGCCTCCAAAGCCCGGGCCTTGCTCTGGGATTCGAGGAGCTCGGCTCGGAGGGCGACGATCTTCGCGTCCTTGAGCTCGAGCTCCGCCTTGAGCTTGTGGATGGTGATCTTGTAGGTCTTGATGAGGTTGCGCAGCTCCTGGAGCTGCGCGGCGAGGGCAGGCAGTGAAATGCGGCTGGTCCGAGGGTCGACCTGGTTCTTCAAGTAGCACTGCTTGAGCTCCGAGATACGCCTGAGCTCAGCGACGACGACGGCGTCCGCCGACTCTATGGAGTCGGGATCGTAGGGGTGCTGCGCCACCTGGAGCTGCGCGTAGGCGGCCTTGACGGCTGAGACGCTCGCGAAGAGGTTCGCGAGGAGGAACTCCATGGCCTCTCTATCACTGGAAGAAGCATCACTCTTCCGCTGCTGCTGCTTAGTCTCCGCTTCAGCTCTCTGTAAGCTATCGCCGTGGCAGTCAGAGAGACTGCCAGAGTACCCACCGAAGTCCCGCGTGAGCTTCGGCTTGCGGATCACATCATACTCGCCACCAACAGAGCGAGCGGCGGAGAGGCGCGGGCGAAGGATCTTGCTGAGCGTCCGGGAAACTGTCCCCAGATCggtcggcggcggcggtggcgcccCCTTGGCAGGCTCCATTCCCTCTCCAAATCTACAGAGAAGTAGCCGCAgcacaagcagcagcagcagcgacgatTCGAGAGAGGGGAAAAGCAGGTGCAGTGACAGTGTAAGGCAGTGGGAACAGCCAGAATTGACAGCACTAGTTGAGGAAAGCAGCGGCGACAGAGATACCTTTCGATAAAGAAATGAACACACCTTTAACTACAGATTTAGATACAACATATAAGATGTATATTGCATGTATGTTAAAGGGATCATACAGAAGAAATGTAGATGTCACCTGCAGAAACATAGAATAATAAACATGATGATGGAAGAATCCAAGGCCATGTTATGCTCCACATGTCCTGTTTTCTCTTTGATTGATGTGCCAAATTGAATGATCAAGCATCATCTGCTGCTTTGCAATCCACGCATATCAGATGTATAAAGTTCCTGCTAGTGAGGAGCCAATGCCAAACCAGTGATGATCTAAATGTCACAAGCTGAGGTAGGTCGGTGAAGCCCAAGTAAAATACAAGTTGTTTGGGAAAGGTGAGGGTTTGGGGAAGTCTTAATGGTGGTGAAACCCAAGAAAAAATGTCTTCAACTCTGACTCTCTGAATGATGAAGTATATATAATGTTATCTAACACCATTAATTGTTATAGCAACTGTGTGTCACTCTCAGATCACAGCAATGGCTGATTCGTTTAGAATGAACTTTAATTAATGGAATCACTTTTTTAACTAATCATATTGTTAATGtttaattttatgttattttagaATGAATTTTAACTAATGGAACCACATTTAATATCAGTCAATCACTTAATTTATCCTCCTAGTTAACAACAGACCGAATCCTCTCGGTGTAAATAGTTTTCCTAATGGTTGCACTTCTTCTTATAAGGATAAACTCTCTCAATATTCTTTCAGGCCGGAGAATGATTCTACCAATAATATTCATGAACTTGGGAGGCCATTTATGACTGCATTAATGAGAACGACCTTCCTTTACTCATTCGATAGATCATCGGAGGTAATTCTTATCTCGGATCTCTCATTAAATGAGATCTGATTGGATAGCATGGACAAAATAGGTTCTTCTATCACATCAGTTTTTGCGAGTCTATTATCGACCTAGTTAGCCATAGCTAACATCGTCTGGGCTTTACCTAAGGATCATACAAATTGGTCTTCTTCAACCTCCCGTAGATGATTAGAAACCCTAGCGTCACTTTGTTATTTCTACATCTCCCTTGGTGCAACCGAGCCAACCTCATCGATGTTCGAAACCTTAACGCTAATCTCTTGATTCCAACATAACATTTAATAATGActctattaatatttttttaagttaattttagttttatttatttctaaTGAGAGATTAATTGGAATGTGACAAATTTATTCGACAAGAGGATTGTATGTCGTGATGAATCATCTAATTCTATCTTATGAGTAACTCTTTTTTATTTGTGTCATGTAATAGGAAATGTGATAACCTGACGTGATAAGATAATTAatctatcatttttattttgctaCTAATCAAACTCCCGTTAGTGATAaccttataattttattttaagattGATAAAAACACACAAATCAAACTCCTATAAATTAATCCAATTCCAGGTCTAACTATTCAACTCTCACtctctgcatatatatatatatatgtatatatatatatatgtatatatatatacatatatatatatatatgtatatatatgtatatatatatacatatatatacatatatatatacatatataatatatacatatatagatatatatatatatatatatacatatatatatatatatatatatacatatatatatatatatatacatatatatatatatatatacatatatatatatatatatatatatatatatatatagagagagagagagagacgtcaaCGAAGGAAAGCGTTGCTTTGTTGACCTGGTTTTGGATCTGCGCCTCAGCTTCTTTAGATCTGCGTCAAGGCTTCGCCATCCGTCCGGCTTTTCATTACACACCAAAACCGCGGCGGCGGCGGTCCAGCCTGCGTTGCTCCATAGCTAGCCACGAATGACCAAAGATCTCGTCCCCGATTACTGCTTTTGTCGGTAAGAAATCCTCGCTTGAACCAATCCTAGCTACAAATCCCTCCACCATGCTGTCGGCcggccaccaccacctcctcctcctcctcctcttggctattcctcctcttcttcgagCACAGTTGGATTACCCGTCCGCCAATCTCTCCACGATATGGACCAACGACCCCTCTCAGCTGTCGCACACCGTCAACTTCATAGACGGCTCCCAGGTCCGCTCCATCCTCCTCCGCATCAGCCCCAACTTCTTCGGGCCCACCTTCGCCTGCGGCTTCTTCTGCAGAGAACCCTGTGTCGCCTTTCTCTTCGCCGTCTTCGCCGTCTACACCAACAGCGGCGGCGGAATCACCCAGCCCACCTTGGCTTCCCCCCAGGTCGTCTGGTCCGCCAACCGAGACCGCCCCGTGGGCGCCAACGCCACACTCCATTTCACCGCAGGCGGCGACTTGGTACTCCACGACGCCAACGGCACCACCGTTTGGTCCACCGGCACCTCAGGCAGGTCCGTTGTCGGCATGAACATATCAGTGTCTGGAAATCTCGTACTTTTCGATCAAGATGGCAAGCTAGTCTGGCAATCCTTCGATCATCCAACGGATTCGTTATTACTCGGGCAGACACTCAAAGAGGGGCAGAGGCTTGTGGCCAACACCTCCATGACCAATTGGACGCGAGGTCAGGTATACCTCACCGTTCTTTCCGATGGCTTGTATGCATTTGTTGATTCTACTCCTCCTCAGCTTTACTACCAGAACAAGATTAGTAGCAATAAAGCAACCAAAAATTCAACGCATATCAAGTACCTCAATGGCAGCCTTGTCGCCCTGTCTACTGAATCGAATAATTCATACCAAATGATTTCATTGCCTTCGGCACCGTCGCTTCAGTTCTTGAGGTTTGAGTCCGACGGGCATCTTAAAATTTATGATTGGAGGGATGAACCGAGCCAGGGATGGCAGGTGATAGATAATCTTCTGCATTTGGATGATTGTGCTTACCCGACTGTCTGCGGGGAGTATGGAATTTGTTCTAATGGACAGTGCAGCTGCCCTAGTGGAGCAAATGTGAGTTCGATCTACTTCCAGTCGGTCGACGATAGGCAATCTAGTCTCGGTTGCTTCCCTGTGACTCCTCTATCTTGCCAATCCATGCAACAACATAGCCTTTTAGCCGCTGACAATGTTTCTTACTTCAATTACATCGACAGTGATGCTGCAGCACTTGAAGGAATCGATGAGGAGCGCTGCAAACAAGCATGCTTGAAGAATTGTTCTTGCAAAGCTGCTCTTTTTCAGTATGCTGCAAATGTTTCAAATGGCTACTGCTTTTTGCCATCACAACTTTTTTCGTTGCAGAACAACCAGCCTTCCGTATCTCACTATAATTCATCTGCATACATTAAGGTGCAGATGACCACTGCATCTCCTACACCTGATAATTCAGGCAGAAACACCACCCCCGGAAATAAGAGCTATAGTGTTGGTGTTATATTAGGCATTGTTGGAGCTGTGCTTGCGGCATTTCTCATAGGAGGCATCATCATTGTGTTTGTTCGAAGAAGAAAGTccacggaggaagaagaggatgactTCCAGCAAGTTCCGGGAATGCCAACACGGTTTGCTTTCGAAGAGCTGAAATTGGCGACGGATAGCTTCTCCAAAAAGCTTGGCCAAGGAGGGTTTGGATCTGTTTACGAGGGGAAGATAGGAGACGAGAAGATTGCAGTGAAACAATTGGATGGAGTCGGCCAAGGGAAGAGAGAATTCTTAGCAGAAGTTGAGATAATTGGTAGTGTTCATCATATCAATCTGGTAAGGCTAATTGGCTTCTGTGCAGAGAGATCACATAGGCTCCTGGTTTATGAATACATGTGCAATGGATCGCTCGATAGGTGGATCTTCAGCAAAGGCCAACGCGGCACTCTCGATTGGCAAACGAAACGCAAGATTGTTGCCGATATAGCTAAGGGATTATCCTATCTTCATGAAGAATGTAGGCAAAGGATtgctcatttggatatcaagcctCAAAACATTCTATTAGATGAAAAATTCAATGCCAAGGTCTCTGATTTTGGACTGTCCAAGCTCATCGACAGGGATCAGGAGGAAGTGATGACCAGAATGAGAGGGACACCGGGGTATCTCGCACCTGAATGGTTAACGTCAGTTATCACTGAAAAGGTCGACATATACAGTTTCGGTGTCATGATCGTTGAAATAGTTTGTGGAAGAAAGAATTTGGACTACTCTCAGCCAGAAGAAAGCGTTCATCTGATCGGTCTCCTGCAAGATATGATCAAATCAAATCGGTTAGAAGACATTATCGACAGTCGTAGTGATGAGATGAAGCTGCACAAGAAGGAAGCCATTGAGATGATCAAGCTAGCAGTATGGTGCTTACAGGGTGACAGCAATAGAAGGCCTTCCATGTCGACCGTGGTAAAGGTTTTGGAAGGTGCAAGGAATGTAGAAACCGATCTGGACTATAATTTTTTCATGAATACTTCCATAATGCCAAGAAACGGGGATCATTATGATCACCATTTGGATGCTTCGCCTGcaccatctgcatcccttttatcAGGTCCAAGATGAACATTGACGTATTCAAGGCAATTTAACTTGTGTTCTGCCATGTAATTTCTCATTGAAGCCTGTCTATACTGTGTTTTCTTTGAATTAAATGGGTATTTTGGTTGTTCTTCGTTCATATCTGATACTACTGGTTTTCGATCGATTTTGTAATTGCCGCAGCAGTCAAACCACGAAATTTCCACGAAGTCCAACTACGAAAGCTCCATGCCCCCACTCGGTCGGATGACGCGAGGTGACCGGCGAGGGTGGGGAGATcaactagtggggattaggataaaTGGGAAAGGATGCGAGGAGGAAGACGCGTTTCGGTGGTCGCTGGCTATGCTGACATGATGTGAACAGAGCATGTGTAGTAGTAAAGAAAGGAAGAACTCCACTATCCATCTGCTTATCTTGTGTTCCTGACAAGCCAAGACCATGTCTTCCCTTTCCTTCCAGTGTTCGGTTTCTTTAGATCTGAGTTGAAGGCTCTGTCCATCAATCTTCTTCCGCCGCCCGTACTACGTTGTCTCCTTAGCCATCGCTGCGGTCCATCTTCGTTCTTCTTAAGTCCGTCGTTTTAAgtttatcaaataaaaaaaattattaaaaaaaataaaaataattcaatacatttacatatttttttctcttatttatacatgttaaatgaaagaattttcctcaacaaaataaACAGATTTATTAGAAAATCTTATTTCTATCACTGCCGACCTCTCCACGATCTGGACCAATGACCCCTCCCAGCTGCGGCGCACCGTCAGCTTCGAGGACGGCTCCCAGGTCCGCTCCATCCTCCTCCGACGCAGCCCTAACTTCTTCGGCCCCACCTTCGCCTGCGGCTTCTACTGCAAAGATGCCTGTACCTCCTTCCTCTTCGCCGTATTCGCCGTCTACACCAACAGCGGCGGTGGTATCACCATGACCAACTTGGCTCCTCCCCAGGTCGTCTGGTCCGCCAACCGC
The window above is part of the Musa acuminata AAA Group cultivar baxijiao chromosome BXJ2-6, Cavendish_Baxijiao_AAA, whole genome shotgun sequence genome. Proteins encoded here:
- the LOC135614406 gene encoding G-type lectin S-receptor-like serine/threonine-protein kinase SD2-5; this translates as MLSAGHHHLLLLLLLAIPPLLRAQLDYPSANLSTIWTNDPSQLSHTVNFIDGSQVRSILLRISPNFFGPTFACGFFCREPCVAFLFAVFAVYTNSGGGITQPTLASPQVVWSANRDRPVGANATLHFTAGGDLVLHDANGTTVWSTGTSGRSVVGMNISVSGNLVLFDQDGKLVWQSFDHPTDSLLLGQTLKEGQRLVANTSMTNWTRGQVYLTVLSDGLYAFVDSTPPQLYYQNKISSNKATKNSTHIKYLNGSLVALSTESNNSYQMISLPSAPSLQFLRFESDGHLKIYDWRDEPSQGWQVIDNLLHLDDCAYPTVCGEYGICSNGQCSCPSGANVSSIYFQSVDDRQSSLGCFPVTPLSCQSMQQHSLLAADNVSYFNYIDSDAAALEGIDEERCKQACLKNCSCKAALFQYAANVSNGYCFLPSQLFSLQNNQPSVSHYNSSAYIKVQMTTASPTPDNSGRNTTPGNKSYSVGVILGIVGAVLAAFLIGGIIIVFVRRRKSTEEEEDDFQQVPGMPTRFAFEELKLATDSFSKKLGQGGFGSVYEGKIGDEKIAVKQLDGVGQGKREFLAEVEIIGSVHHINLVRLIGFCAERSHRLLVYEYMCNGSLDRWIFSKGQRGTLDWQTKRKIVADIAKGLSYLHEECRQRIAHLDIKPQNILLDEKFNAKVSDFGLSKLIDRDQEEVMTRMRGTPGYLAPEWLTSVITEKVDIYSFGVMIVEIVCGRKNLDYSQPEESVHLIGLLQDMIKSNRLEDIIDSRSDEMKLHKKEAIEMIKLAVWCLQGDSNRRPSMSTVVKVLEGARNVETDLDYNFFMNTSIMPRNGDHYDHHLDASPAPSASLLSGPR